TTCCAATAACATTGAAAAAAACAACGAATGGGACGCGGACAAAAGACAACAGAATGATTGTCTGTTTAGAGCCATCAATTTAAGTGTTGATGTTgctcttttctattttcattgtTATCTTCACCATTTTTTATACGGTAGTTATTTAAATATCGAAATTTTCAatagataatttatataaatatatttatcaatttttaaattaaattaatatattttaaatgataaaattaattcgtcaattatttaaaaaggattaaaaaacaCAGCAACCATTTATTAAGATTTTTGTTAAGAAGTGTAGTGAACGTATGGTATTGGTTTACTATTATATTGAGTTGTATGTTAATAATATTTCAGGTTGGGAGAAATTGCACTTATACtattcttaataataaatttcaaaataaaaagtacacatttatacattaaataagataaaatttatatcatttttttctcgttttaatcttttgtacttttaataaattatccaTAACCTTTTATGGCTTCAACGAAGTGatacttatctttttaatttgtgtaaaataaaatatttattaaaatttaaatttaaaaatatggaatttcaaaaccataaaaaaccgaatcatttatatatcatatatacTTATTAGTCACCATCAGACCGATTGGTCACTACCAATATCAGTGATCGACATCttgtatatcaaaataattaataagataaaacatgtttataaaatattgaatcattttgttagtttaaaaaaaaaattcacttcaaAGTCTAAAAATTCAGAAATATGGTAAAAAAGTAAGtgcatgaaatttaaaatttaattgtgataattcattattaataaaaaaaactgacTTTAAGCCTCGCTTGAGGGTATTTTCCTGTAGCAGAAGATTTGAgagaatgaaatttgaaattttttttgttcgTTTGAGATGAAATGCAGGTGATTGAACAGATGGATTTGCGGGATAATGTAACTATTCACATCTCTCACAAATAGAAGAGATTTGCAGGGAATTAATGCATTTTACAATATCACCCCTCTCCTGTTAGtgctattataataataataataattaataataataataattattattattattattattaaataacatttatattacttaaataatcagaagtattttggtaatctttaatttttattaattaaactaattttttatatctatcacattaatcaaatcttacacttaTTCTTATAAACTTTACTCTtaaattcattctcaattatcCACAAATGCActcagaaaaacaacaaaaaaattactttcaaatccactcaaatccattcaaatcatctctcccaaatTATCTCTTCGAAATCTTGACAAAAGAACACAACGTAAGTGTTGAAGTATCTTTAATATAGATTTTGTTAAAGAGAAACtgacaaaatataaaaaaatagaaataaaattaagtgaAGAGATTTAAAGTGTGAATGTATATTACCTATCCgaaacaatttaattatacaaaatttgtcttttatatttttaatgtcttCTTTATAGTATACTGGAGACAACTTGTGTCATTTAAAAATCGTTTTTCGTTAATATTAGgaatttaaacatataaactaaactaaacattttcattaattttaactgtTAGTTGAGTATAAAAAAGAGCTGCacaaaaagaacaaagagaacatgctttgaagaaaaaaatattacttaaaaacACCGCATATTATAGTTAacattaaagtaatataaagttCACAAATATAATTATCCCACGCGCAGCAAACCCgcatcataaatatataaatatttttatatcatgaGATATGATAGCAATATAGTTAAAAGTTCAAATAATTTGTTGAGAAACTGTTAATTGTTTagcatttttaaattaaatattatttaatttttgaaaaaataatttacgaagtgtttctttttattattaaagttttcCAATtcagaatttaaaaagaaaagagtattTAACTTACTACACCAGATTTTCTTTGACACGTAGTGAGTTGTGTTCCACCACATATCATCGGTTACATCAGACGACGAatccaaatataaaaagaagaaaaaaaatcatgaatggACCACTGAACCCGGtccatatattattattatcgaaCCGTCACCACTCTAGATATATCTATTTTGTTAGATTCAAATAAGACATTTCATTTACTTTCCTGGTCTTTCATctccaatttttcttctttttttcaatctctatcattatttttcttctacgTGGATACATGTgtctaacaatattttttagatatatCATAAAAACgtgttttcatttattatcttaataatatttaatcaaaataaaagtaaaacatgatttcatattcattttgacaaattttgttCACATGTATAGGGAAAACACAATTCCATATCCCACCCAAAACTTTTAAGACAcaagatataaatatatttcatcaagactgttttaaaattttgtttttggtaaAAAGTGAACGtaacaaaatgaagaaaaaaaaaatataacctgTGTTGAGGGACAGATGTGTCAATAGAATTCTGGTTACTTCTTTCTGCACCTTCCTATTATTCTTCTTGCATCCCAGTAAAAGTGGTACTTCCCACATTATTTctcatttaacatataataaaaatttctatactttcttatttttaatattttcgaATTGAATATTTGGAAAAATAGTTCTGAATCTGAAAAATACATTATAGTACATTCaattcataataaaagaaatattttcagATTCAATATCCTTcataataatgtataaaaaagtcttttcctaaataataaaaatacgtgttggaagtcccacgtcaactagagataaaggtcaatttataatatataaatggggtACAGATCTCAccggttttgtgagattgagttagacttaaaacccactttctatTATGATATGAGAACCATGATTAGAGCTTATCCTGCGAGTTTTAAACgtgggtgcagacctcaccttacagaccaattttgtggagttgagttaggcttaaaaaccaatttctaataataatctggaatgctttattttttttctttatttctcgTTTGGGTTTAAAAGTGAGTAAAAGGGTTCTTCCAGCACCATTCTACATCTCCCCCAAATTTCCATTGTCGTCCACCATTCATGAAATTTCCCTTTTCCTTCATTCATTATACTTTTCTTTATTGGTTTAAGGAGTGCAGTGCTTTCATATTACACCAACCAGAAACATCAAACAGAGTCATTAAACTCAACAAGGGAGAAGGTGATGATTAGAGGTGTTACGTGTTGGTCTCAAGACGAAGTGGTGGTCGCCGGAAGACGATTCACTCCCACTTCTGGAGGTCCATTGCTGAAGATGAACCTGGTTGGAGTGAAAAAGAGGATCCGAAACAATGGAAGATTCTGGAAAGTTTTGGAGAATggtgaaagtgaagatggaaAAGAGACGGAGATGGGTGTGTAGGAGGAAGAAAGTAAGAAAGTCCATAAACGATAATGAGCCTGTTAGTTCCAGGTATGcctttaaatacaaaattgttTTATACACCCCCACAATTTGTTTCTTACACTACAATTATAAAGTTTGTATGTAAAAGTTTTTAAACTacctattataataatatttaaataaaatacatttaagaattagactttaaaaataatttatgaaatggTAACctgaaagaaattttaaaatattcataaaaaatttaaaaacacttCATACcagaatttattattataaaataattttcaaattaattttagataTACTCTGAAATCTTCTTTTTGAATATGTAAGTATCAAAACATTATAaaactatcttttttttttatttttttttattttccctttacacattacatttttctttctggAATATAGGTGACAAAATTGAAGTAATTATACTAGATCTACATACAACTAAGTTTTGGGAAAGTTTTAAGTTTTACTTTTccgaaaagaaaaatataaaataaatttcaatacaGATAATTTTTTACCGTGGAGCATTCCAaagtagttaaaaaataattttacatcattGTGTTGCGGAGTAtagttttagaattaattaaaaaaggacTGTTAATCTTTtaagtaacatttttttacaagtattatttttttgaaatattgtttttaccattttactttaaattcagaccaaatatattcaacaacttTTGACAAAAGCTAATATGTTTATTTCGAACCCTTAACCTTCTTTATAAACGTTTTTCATGCAATAAACTTAGTCAACTTAGACATATGcgtttttgtttctgtttttgtaAGCAAAATACGTGCAACTTCTCCTGATACATTGAATTTGAATAATGTAACTTAAgttaataatcataatcattCATGCTAGAACAAATAATACAAAAGACCTTTAATACaagtatttatgattatattgttgtgaaataattaaaatagctcattattgtaattttttggaaacaataaactttacattttaaaaacgtattgttttattaaaaaaaaatatctaaatgaCAATAACAGTAAGATGTGGCGAAATGACATTCATCTCGTTAAGTTGAATTGGTAGAGTAGTAAAATAAACGCGTCTACTATTTTGTAGGTTGactagtataatatttttttaatgcaattataaataatattctggtacgaaaaattaatattttgttcttctataaaaaaaagtattattgtaattcaatatttgttttaaatatgaaGTAGTAATTAGTTAACTTAATACATATTGTAAGAAAAATGACATTAATGAATTAGAAATgatttaaaatgtgtttgattgaaaaaaaaggTGATTGGTTAGAGTAGTTGAGAAGCAGAAAAGGAAGAGTAGCCAAACGCCACGCAATGCAGAAACTTTGCATATGCAGTATAAAAATGGGTGGAAGAAAAGTGATTGAGATCAGTGAGAGATTGGAATCAGAGATCgatggaagagagagagaaagcgTCACAAATCCTGCAAGTGTTGGAAGCTCTCAAACAAGCCACGCGCCACATCCAACGACACCACACCTCCGATTCTCCGGCGGTGAAGGCGCTTCTCGAGTTTCAAAACATTCTCTCATCGTCAGACCCCAAACTCTACGCGCTTTCGGAGCACCTTAATCGCCTCAAAACCCTCGTCCACTCTCTCAACAACTCCAAGGGCCTCCGATCGTTCCTCACTCGCCCTCTCTCCACGCACTCCCTCTCTCGGCTCGCCGTCTCGATCGAGTCCGAAATCCAAGCGTGGATCGACCGCGAAACGCTCCTCACGCTCTCGACTTCGCTACGGAACCCCGGTGATGGTATTAGCGACTTGGTCGCGCTGTTGACTCAGTTTCGGGACCGAATCTCCCAGGGATTTAACCGCGAGTTGCAGGACTTGGTTCTCAAACTCAAGCTATTCTCCTCGTTGGAAACAGTTCTCCTGGATGAAAAGTGTGCGGACCGGGTTCGCGAGCAGGCCGGTCTTGCCGTCGCGGCGCTGATCCGGTTCAATAAAGACGTGTTCGTGGGTCAGGTTATGATGGGCCCAACCGTGCGGGCTTTGGTGTCGATGGGCTCTGTGCACTCGGTAGAGGTGTTGTGCTCGCTGATCAGGTCTATTAGGTCTCCTCTGGTGGACGAGATCGAATCGAATGGCGAGATTCCGAGGGTGATAGCGCTGTTGAATTCCCGCGATTTGCAGCTGCAGGTGCTGGCGTTGGAGTGCGTGTTGGAGATTGGGTACTTCGGGCGCAAGGAAGCGGTGGAGGCTATGGTGAAGGAGGGGTTGGTGGAGAAGCTGGTAGAGTTGCAGAGGTCGGAGAACGGTGGCGATTTGATTGAGAATGGGAATGAAAGAGTTTGTGGGGTTTTGGAAAGACGCCCTTTTGCGAGCTGCGTAGCAAAGTTTGCGGTGCAGTTGGAGGTTGGGGAAGGGCTGCGGCAGAGAGAGAAGAGGGCAGTTAAACCGGAGATTTTGGTGAGAGTCAGAGAAGCTTCTCTTTCTGATGCCGAAGCTGCCACCATTGCTGCTGAGGTTTTGTGGGGTTCTTCGCCATAGATTATTTTCTGCAAACAAGACGGAGAGTGAAGTGGTGAAGCTCTTCTTCCCAATATCTAAAGCTGCTATTGTATATTCTGAACTCACCCAACAATTTCATTCTAGTTACTTAGTTATGGTTGAGTTGATTTTGATAGTTGTGTATGTAAAGATTGGGGTTTTAGGAACGGGAAGTTCAATTCAGTTCATAAATTGTGTTATTatcgattttttattttgctcaCAGTTAGGGAATGAATAACAGATCAATTCTCATTGTTATGTTATGCAAGTTCTAATCATATTAGGATTTGTTCAGCTGATTggattattgaattttaaagtaattaatggTGAGTTTGAAGGCTTGAAAATGCAATGTTATTTATTTGGCCCAGGTCTCATCTGAATGATAATGGTGATAAAAATGAATTGAGGTGTGTTGGTGGCTGAGGAATCTGAAGGGAATCATTCATGGCATATGCTTCTTCAAATAATCATGATAGTATTCAGTGAGGAACTTGGAATATgttttcatacattttttaaagtaaagtaaaaattttaaacaaaggATTAAGGATGTTATTAAACTCCCATGTCTGCAAATGCTATTGTAGTCCATAATAAGACAAAGACCAACTGTTTTGTGCAATTTTTTAGTACGGAGAAATCTAGTCCAcgaaaatataatactttaagaaagaaagaaatttaaaaataaaaaataaattgcaaCAAATCACTTATATTGTTGCAGTATTTAAGAActataataaaagcatataacGACTTACATCATTAAATTGTATCTGTCAATGCATCAAAACTGTGGGTGAATGTGATgcttttattagaaaaaaaatggttagaTGGTTTGAGAAGACTCTTCTTAGGTGATGACAATTTCTTATTAGATGATaaaatttctctaatttttataCTCACACTAGACTCTTGACTTAAAAGGATAGTTTGAAGATCAAGTTATGATATTAGGGCTAAggcatttataatattaatacaacTTTTAGATTTTTgtcatttcaaaataaaataaaataaaatctttaatatttaaattagaataaagaTAGGAACTAGAGGAGATAAATTACATAAGTAAAAAATGTAATGGATATTTTAGAGAATTATTTGAAGAAACACACTACTTTTATATTGAtgcatataaaaaattgaaactaatttcaatttaaaatcttataaaaataaatttataactaattataaatacttatatTAGTAAGTAGGAGTAATTATAATAGATCAATATTCAGTGACAAACTTTGTTTTAATGAGAGTCAAAGCTCCATAGTTGCGTGTAGAAAGTAGCGGTATAGAAGGAAACCTCTACGGAAATGCTAAcctatatttgattaaaaaattaaagtaaaagaaaatacgaCAAAATGAGTTGATTTCATAAACTGATGGCtaatatttgattgtttttacCTGGAAATGAATGACTTGTTGCACTTTCAAAATCAGTAATAAACGAAATGTTTTGGTTGATTGGGATTGATACTAAGGACGTGATATTTGGTTGGTTACGTCATTGATGAGCAAACAAGAGTACCAGAAGAAGACGATAACTCTAGTCTTACAAACTACAACAATACATGAAGAGTTCAAAGTCACTTCAGAATAGGACAATTTTTAGTGCAAAAACTACACTTTTCACTACTTAATATAATTTGACAAGTTCATATCCAATAAAGAAGAGAATAATAGTgaaaatttttaacataaaaaaaatggagtgagaatttaatttcaaaaatatatatttatatattctgaTTTATGATGCATAATAACTCAAActttatgtaaaatttttagttattgatatttttaaattattaaaatttaatttaaaaaacaaaaggaaaataggataaattataatatattattcctTATATAGTTTAAATGATCCACTTGTTAAAAAACACCAAAGCTGATGCATACGTATATTCATTACGTATCTAAAACTCAGTAGAATAATGTGTACAAAATGCTTTCAGAATTCAAAGGCTTTATTTTACCTACCATTGTATGTGAGAGAATTTTAGATTTCTGAAagacaatttttaaaaatatatttatgatgatTTTCAATTCGTTGACAATGCAtatcaataatcgattaaaattaaaCCTCGATTATTTCATACTTAAATGCAAACATTTAATATTCTATCTTATATTGTTTGTTCCAAACTTATTTTACACttgagaaagaagagagcacataaaagtatttattgtttgtaagattttaaattcattttaagtaattgaaattcttttaagaatatctggaatttaattttcttcctgaatattatatttaattaccaTATTTTACtgtgaattattttaaatactctaaataaaatgacttgtccctttaattttttttatttaaaatgtaattttaatcattttacttATGAAAGTTATAATGAGAATGAGGTATTGAAAAACATATTACACGCACATTTTATCTAACTTATTTGTATAAGGTAAAATGTTCGtgttattgattttaaaaagtaaaaataattagttcCCTCTTAGACCGAGATTAAGAAATATCCCATAAAATGGCCGACATGTTCATTTggtgaaaagtaaaaataagcGTAGGCAAAACATACACAGCTTATTCGGCAACAAGTAGCTGCAATCAATGCAAATCATCAGCAGCTACCTTCATTAtcattaacatatatatacCCAGAAGAACTTTGTTAACATTCTACTCGTTGGGAAAACTCTTATTGAACAACAGCTCCGCAATCATCATGTCTAACTCACTAATACttcaacaaataacataaattaaaagaaaaagacagaCATTTTCTGTGTTTTACTGTACAATTGTTGTGACTTATTTTTTCtagaaatgaatataaacaaTCCTCGAAACTCCCTGGTGTTGATTATTAATCAAGAATCTACAGATAGAAACCCGTTCAAGATGCCAGCCAGCCTTACCTAAAGAGATTTCCAAAAACGGGCATCGAAAGTATCACGAAAAGAAAATTTCAGCTAGCCTCTTAAGAAAAAAAGCAGAAAACAAACTCTAACTTTTGGTCTTCTTTTCCAGCAGAAAAGGGCTCATCTCTATGTTTGACATGTAGAATGCCTCACTGCTTTCCTGTCTTctttgaacaaaaaaatattggtATCAGAAAGTCAACAACCAGAGCAAACTTCAGTCCGTCACTTCCTTCACCACGTTCCTAGTTGGCTTTCTACGTGACAGGAAtttcaaaattgagaaaaatgcAACCGAGGCAATTTGTAAATTGTCAGAGCTACTTATCTTTATACATACTT
This genomic stretch from Vigna radiata var. radiata cultivar VC1973A chromosome 7, Vradiata_ver6, whole genome shotgun sequence harbors:
- the LOC106765812 gene encoding uncharacterized protein LOC106765812, whose translation is MEEREKASQILQVLEALKQATRHIQRHHTSDSPAVKALLEFQNILSSSDPKLYALSEHLNRLKTLVHSLNNSKGLRSFLTRPLSTHSLSRLAVSIESEIQAWIDRETLLTLSTSLRNPGDGISDLVALLTQFRDRISQGFNRELQDLVLKLKLFSSLETVLLDEKCADRVREQAGLAVAALIRFNKDVFVGQVMMGPTVRALVSMGSVHSVEVLCSLIRSIRSPLVDEIESNGEIPRVIALLNSRDLQLQVLALECVLEIGYFGRKEAVEAMVKEGLVEKLVELQRSENGGDLIENGNERVCGVLERRPFASCVAKFAVQLEVGEGLRQREKRAVKPEILVRVREASLSDAEAATIAAEVLWGSSP